In Deinococcus sp. HSC-46F16, the following are encoded in one genomic region:
- a CDS encoding MBL fold metallo-hydrolase gives MSDSSSKSDAPARPLNRRDTLRLLGAAGLVTAAAPLVQAQTAPAQPQTTQAPAGPLNGNGFYRQRIGDMTATVVSDGTAPLAAVLPTWGANPDRQAEFAATLAEYSVPATNTVNHFNPVVLEVGGRRVLIDTGRGGTGGQLVANLGRAGLDPASIDTVFITHGHGDHIGGLTTNGQPTFPGARHVMGAAEFQFWTTQANPNAAVQANLIGLRDRFTLIQPGAEIVPGVTAVATPGHTLGHLSVRAGSGNAGLMVFGDAAGHFLLSLRHRGAYIGFDTDGPLAARTRQRIFNEAVEEGLWVTGYHFPFHAIGHLRRQGLRLLGSYEYEPAVWQWS, from the coding sequence ATGAGCGATTCGAGTTCCAAGTCCGACGCCCCCGCCCGGCCCCTGAACCGCCGCGACACCCTGCGTCTGCTGGGCGCGGCGGGTCTGGTCACGGCCGCCGCCCCGCTGGTCCAGGCCCAGACTGCGCCCGCTCAGCCGCAGACCACCCAGGCCCCCGCCGGACCCCTCAATGGCAACGGCTTCTACCGCCAGCGCATCGGCGACATGACCGCCACGGTGGTGAGCGACGGCACCGCCCCCCTCGCCGCCGTGCTGCCGACCTGGGGGGCCAACCCGGACCGGCAGGCCGAGTTCGCCGCGACCCTGGCCGAGTACTCTGTCCCTGCCACGAACACGGTCAACCACTTCAACCCGGTCGTGCTGGAGGTCGGCGGGCGGCGGGTGCTGATCGACACCGGGCGCGGCGGAACGGGTGGGCAACTGGTCGCCAACCTGGGGCGGGCCGGACTCGACCCGGCGAGCATCGACACTGTGTTCATCACCCACGGGCACGGGGACCATATCGGTGGCCTGACCACGAACGGGCAACCCACCTTTCCCGGCGCCCGGCACGTCATGGGCGCGGCCGAGTTCCAGTTCTGGACCACCCAGGCCAACCCCAACGCGGCGGTGCAGGCCAACCTGATCGGCCTGCGCGACCGCTTCACGCTGATTCAGCCCGGCGCCGAGATCGTCCCTGGCGTCACGGCCGTCGCCACGCCGGGCCACACCCTGGGGCACCTCAGCGTGCGGGCCGGGAGCGGCAACGCGGGCCTGATGGTCTTCGGGGACGCGGCGGGGCACTTCCTGCTCTCGCTGCGGCACCGGGGGGCCTATATCGGCTTCGACACCGACGGCCCGCTCGCCGCCCGCACCCGCCAGCGCATCTTTAACGAGGCGGTGGAGGAAGGGCTGTGGGTCACGGGCTACCATTTCCCCTTCCACGCCATCGGGCACCTGCGGCGTCAGGGCCTCCGGCTGCTCGGCAGCTACGAGTACGAACCGGCCGTGTGGCAGTGGAGCTGA
- a CDS encoding YitT family protein, translating to MPRPAPLAAATRLPTLGRYGLLVFGLALYGLALRLMLDARVGVAPWEAFHLGVTYHLPLTLGTVSILTGVLIVAFTALYLRERIGPGTVLNVLLIGLFLDLLAPLVPDPSGFLACWGQFGLGVGLLGLATGTYVAAGLGAGPRDGLVLGLSRRTGWDVARVRGGIELVVLALGWLLGGLVGWGTLAFALASGPAMRAGLGLYGLERSPKPSAGAATHPVGKVP from the coding sequence ATGCCCCGCCCCGCGCCCCTCGCCGCCGCCACGCGTCTGCCCACGCTGGGGCGGTACGGCCTGCTGGTCTTCGGCCTGGCCCTCTACGGCCTCGCCCTGCGGCTGATGCTGGACGCGCGGGTGGGGGTGGCCCCGTGGGAAGCCTTTCACCTCGGCGTGACCTACCACCTGCCTCTAACGCTGGGCACGGTGAGCATCCTGACGGGAGTGCTGATCGTGGCGTTTACGGCGCTCTATCTGCGCGAGCGGATCGGGCCGGGGACCGTGCTGAACGTGCTGCTGATCGGACTTTTTTTGGATCTGCTCGCCCCATTGGTGCCCGACCCCTCCGGTTTCCTGGCCTGCTGGGGGCAGTTCGGCCTCGGCGTCGGCCTGCTGGGGCTGGCAACGGGCACCTACGTGGCGGCGGGCCTGGGGGCCGGGCCGCGCGACGGGCTGGTGCTGGGCCTCAGCCGCCGCACGGGGTGGGACGTGGCGCGGGTGCGCGGGGGGATTGAGCTGGTCGTACTGGCGCTGGGCTGGCTCCTCGGCGGGCTGGTGGGTTGGGGCACCCTCGCCTTCGCGCTGGCGAGCGGCCCGGCGATGCGGGCGGGGCTGGGGCTGTACGGGCTGGAGCGAAGTCCTAAGCCTTCCGCAGGAGCGGCTACACATCCGGTGGGCAAAGTCCCTTAA
- a CDS encoding DUF2231 domain-containing protein — MDSQINDRFEDTLSQHDRLEALADTLQPKVRELLDALPDSVEATLHGQPLGHPLHPILIHLPLGGWIVAGLLDFLPGGSPENEAAADRALLLGTVGSVAAIAAGWTDWANTRGEARRTGLIHGTVNEAAFLLNVASLLARKRHKRRLGKALSGAALGLAGLGGFLGGQLVYRHGLGVGETLAHPQG, encoded by the coding sequence ATGGACTCGCAGATCAACGACCGCTTCGAGGACACCCTCAGCCAGCATGACCGGCTGGAAGCCCTCGCCGACACGTTGCAGCCCAAGGTGCGCGAGCTGCTGGACGCCCTGCCCGACTCCGTCGAAGCGACCCTGCACGGCCAGCCGCTGGGCCATCCCCTCCACCCCATCCTGATTCACTTACCGCTGGGAGGGTGGATCGTGGCGGGACTGCTGGACTTCCTGCCGGGAGGCTCGCCGGAGAACGAGGCCGCCGCCGACCGGGCGCTGCTGCTGGGCACGGTGGGTTCGGTGGCGGCCATTGCCGCCGGGTGGACCGACTGGGCCAACACGCGCGGCGAGGCGAGGCGCACCGGCTTGATTCACGGCACGGTGAACGAGGCCGCTTTCCTCCTCAACGTGGCCTCGCTGCTGGCCCGCAAGCGGCACAAGCGGCGGCTGGGCAAGGCCCTGTCGGGCGCGGCGCTGGGACTGGCCGGGCTGGGCGGCTTTCTGGGCGGGCAGCTCGTCTACCGCCACGGCCTCGGCGTCGGCGAGACGCTGGCGCACCCGCAGGGCTGA